TGGTCGCCGTCGTCCAGCGGGGCTTCGTCGGCCGATTCGGGTTCGGTGGGCGCACGCGGTTCCGCCGGGCTGCGGGGGTGCGTGCGCGGCACGGCGACCGGTTCCGCTGGCAGCAGCACGGCCTGCGCGGGACGGGGTGGTGCCGCGGAGGGCTGCTGCACCGGCGGTGGCGCGGTCGGCGCTGCCGCCGGGGTCGGCACCGGTTCTTCGATCGCAGCAGGGGATTCGGATTCCTGCGCGTCGAGGGGTGCCGGCGGTTCGATCTCCACGACGTCGGGCTGCGCGGGTTCTGGCCGCTGCACCTCGTCCAGCACGGGGCGCAGGTCGTCCAGGCGCGGTGGCGCGACGTCCGGTCGGGCAGGGGTGATTTCGATCCGCGGCTGCTCGACGTCGGGCAGCTCGACGGCCTCGGCGGCCGAGCTGCCGCCGAGCCATCCGCCGACGCACAGGCCGCTGAACAGCGAAACCCGCGCGATGAGCAGGGCGAGCCGCGATCCGGGACCACGCCGCGCGCAGTTTCCGGTCACGTTCACCACCGCCTGTCGGTCGGGTCCGCGCGGTCGGGCGCGGCATCAGCGTTGGTTGCGCCATGATCGGCGCCGTTGGTGGCATTCAACCATTTCGAGCGGCGGTTTCGCGCCACCGACCGCGAGGAGAACAGCGGTTGGTCCAGCATTCTCCACGCAATCGGGCGACTAGGGAAGATCCCCCGTCCCGTCGGTCGGGTGAGTCCGGCGCCGGGGTCGGCGTGTCCGCTGTGGACGGATCCGGCCGTGGGCACAGTGTCCGCTGTGGATCAGGGAAGTGGAACCCGGCTCGGCATCGCTGAACTCCGGCAGCTGTGGTCCGCCTACGGGCACGACCTGCTGGTGCACGACCCGGGCGGACGCGGTGAATGCCTGGTGCGGCGCGGTGAGCTGATCGCGACGGCGGAGGCGCTGGACCCGGTGCTGGATCGGTACCGGAGGTGGGTCGAGGACGTGCAGCACGATGACGACCTGCTGCTGGCCAGGGTCCGGTTGCGCGGTGCGGAGCGAGACCGCTGCGTCGACATGGCGCGCGAGACGGCCGGTGTCGCGGCCAATCACGTGCACTTCGGCTGCCCGGTGATGTACGGAACACCCGTTATGTACGGAACCGGTGCGCAAGCGCAGGAGGCGCCGCCGGTCCCGGAACCGCCTGCGGCGCAGTGGGAACCGCCGGTGGTGGTCGGAGTGCTGGACACCGGCTGCGATCCGCACCCGTGGTTCCGGGACCGGCCGTGGTTCGAACCGGTTCCGGAGGTGCTCGACGCCGACGACGACGCGGGGCAGGACCGGCAGGCGGGCCACGGCACGTTCGTCAGCGGCGTTCTGCTGCAGCACGCGCCCGGAGCGGTGCTCCGGACCCAGCGGGTGCTCTCCTCGCTCGGTTTCACCGACGACTACACCGTGGTCGCCGGGCTGCGCTCGCTGCGGCTGGCCGCCGCCTCGCGCGGCGAGCACCTCGGAGTCGTCGTGCTGACCGCCGGCTGCCACACCGCCGATGACGAGTGCCCGCCGATCCTGCGCGACGAGCTGGCGCACTGGTCGGGCTCGGTGGTCGTCGCGGCGGCCGGGAACCAGGGGCTGAGCAGGCCGTTCTGGCCGGCGGCGCTGCCG
This portion of the Saccharopolyspora antimicrobica genome encodes:
- a CDS encoding S8 family peptidase, giving the protein MDQGSGTRLGIAELRQLWSAYGHDLLVHDPGGRGECLVRRGELIATAEALDPVLDRYRRWVEDVQHDDDLLLARVRLRGAERDRCVDMARETAGVAANHVHFGCPVMYGTPVMYGTGAQAQEAPPVPEPPAAQWEPPVVVGVLDTGCDPHPWFRDRPWFEPVPEVLDADDDAGQDRQAGHGTFVSGVLLQHAPGAVLRTQRVLSSLGFTDDYTVVAGLRSLRLAAASRGEHLGVVVLTAGCHTADDECPPILRDELAHWSGSVVVAAAGNQGLSRPFWPAALPSVVAVAATGSDGAVAEFSNFGPWVDAVAPGVAVTSSFVRMTGNGGRDFGFASWSGTSFAAPRVAAAIATALHERRAPDEATRLFQPRPA